The Streptomyces cathayae DNA segment GACGCGGACGCGGCGATCGCCGGACAGATCGCCCACTTCACCGGGCTGGGCCGTGGGTTCGAATGGAAGCTGTACGGCCATGACCTGCCGGTGGACCTCGGGCAGCGGCTCGTGGCGTCCGGGTTCACGCCCGGACCGGAGGAGACGCTGATGGTCGGCGAGATCGACGAGCTGCTCCTCGGCGCCGGGCAGGCTGTGCTGCCCGAGGGCGTCCGCGTCGTCCCCGTCACCGACCGGGCCGGTGTCGATCTCATGGCCGAGGTGCACGAGAAGGCCTTCCACGCCGACGCGTCCTGGCTGCGCCACCGGCTGTCGGCCCGGCTCGCCGCCGAGCCCGGCACCGTTGTCGCCGTGGTGGCCCTGGCGGGCCGGGAGCCGGTGAGCGCGGCCCGGATGGAGCTCGTGCCGGGCACCCGGTTCGCCGGGCTCTGGGGCGGCGGCACCGTCGAGGCCTGGCGGGGCAGGGGCGTCTACCGGGCGCTGGTGGCCCACCGGGCCCGCGTCGCCGCCGAGCGCGGCTGCCGTTACCTCCAGGTCGACGCGTCCGGGCAGAGCCGCCCGGTCCTCGAGCGTCTGGGCTTCGTCCCGCTGGGCACGACGACACCGTATGCGTACGTCCCGTAGGGCCGTCGGGCTCACGGGTTCTCCGTACCGCCATCCGGCCGGGGACCTTCGCCGGGAGGACGGACGGGTCCGGCGGGCCGCACCCCTGGGGTGCGGCCCGCCGGACCCGTCCTGTGCCCGTACGCCGTCCCGGGCCGCCGCACCGGCCGGTCAGCGCGGGGCTTTCGCACGGTCCAGCGCGGCCACCCCGAGTGCGGCGAGGCCGATCTGGATGAGCCACTCGATCCAGTCGACGCCCTTGGTGTCGGCCACTCCGAGCGCCGTGGCGAGCGCCGAGCCGATCAGTGCGGCGACGATGCCGACGAGGATCGTCCACAGCACCCCGATGCGCTGACGCCCGGGGACCACGAGCCGGCCCAGGACGCCGATGACGATACCGATGACGATGGCACTGATGATGCCGCCGATCTCCATTTCGCCCCTCCTTCTCAAAACCCCCGCTGAAGGACGTG contains these protein-coding regions:
- a CDS encoding GNAT family N-acetyltransferase, giving the protein MDHAAVLALFDRDLREGARPDGPGARVERTGRVVRQTAPRHGWNGVVWSALDDTDADAAIAGQIAHFTGLGRGFEWKLYGHDLPVDLGQRLVASGFTPGPEETLMVGEIDELLLGAGQAVLPEGVRVVPVTDRAGVDLMAEVHEKAFHADASWLRHRLSARLAAEPGTVVAVVALAGREPVSAARMELVPGTRFAGLWGGGTVEAWRGRGVYRALVAHRARVAAERGCRYLQVDASGQSRPVLERLGFVPLGTTTPYAYVP
- a CDS encoding GlsB/YeaQ/YmgE family stress response membrane protein: MEIGGIISAIVIGIVIGVLGRLVVPGRQRIGVLWTILVGIVAALIGSALATALGVADTKGVDWIEWLIQIGLAALGVAALDRAKAPR